The following nucleotide sequence is from Melioribacteraceae bacterium.
TGTTGAATATCGGCTGGTAAACTAAAGCGATCAGCAATTGATACTCCGCTAAACGGATGACGTAATAATTTACCTTCACGACTAGTAGTTAATTTATCATTTACTTTTTCATATTCAAGTAATTTCCCTACGTCAATTAAAATCGCTCCGGATATCAAGTAATCCCAATTGATTTTAACATCTTTATCAAAATTCTTTTCCATGATTTTAGCAATTTCAATCGATAATTGAACAGCCGTTCTTTTATGATTCATAAATGAAATATTGCAGTCGTCAATCAAAAGAGAAAAGGGAATGATCTCTAAGTCTTCAGGTTCTAATGGACTGTTTTCAATTGCATATTCCCAGCATTGGTAGGTTTTTTCTTTTATGTCGGCATCTTTTATTAGTTCAATTTCCGGCCAGATTTTTTTTATTTTTTCTCGCATAGTTACTCCGCAAATGTAAAAAGTGAAACGTTATTAAATTTTAGCTAACAATTAGTTTTGATAATAATGCAAAACTATGATTTATTAAATCTTCCAAATCTATTAAAGTACCTTTATCGAGCATGCTTAAATCAAGCTCCTAATATTACCTTTTTACGTTTGACGTTTCACAATTCAGAAATTATTGCATCAGTCATTTGCTGAGTTGTTGCAGCTCCTTGTTCTATTGCTTTCGAACCACCGCGAATTTTCATCATATCATATGTCCGTACTTTTCCTTCTTCGATTACTTTTGCGATGGCATTTCTAATTTTACCGGCTTTTTCTGATTCACCAATATGATCTAACATCATACAAGCACTTAAAATCATCGCGATCGGATTGACAATAGACGGAGCAAGGTTCTCATATTTCGGAGCAGAACCGTGAGTTGGTTCAAAAACCGCGACTTCATCACCAATATTAGCGGAGCACGCGAATCCGAGTCCGCCTACAAGCCCGGCAAATCCATCGCTAATTATATCGCCAAACATGTTTTCTGCAACTAAAACGCCATAATCTTCCGGATTTTTGGTCAACCACATCATTTGAGCGTCAATGTTGGTATCCCATAAATCAATGCCCGGATATTCTTTTGCAATTTGTCTGGCGATCTTTAGATACATACCAGAAGTTTCCCGGAGCACGTTTGGTTTTTCACATACAGTAACATTTTTGTAACCGAATTTTTTAGCATAATCAAAAGCCGCTCTAAAAATTCTCTCGGTTGCTTGTCTAGATACAATTCGAGTTGAGATTGCCATATCTTCACTTTTTACATCAGCAAATTTTTTCATCTTTGGATGTGTCTCGAATGCATCTCGTACATTCTTTGGCGGATTTGTCCATTCAATTCCTCCGTACATTCCTTCAGTATTCTGACGGAAAATTACAGAATCTACTGCCGGTTCTTCGAATCCACCTTTAGCATCTTTTCTAATAAAATTAAGCGGATTGCCTTTGAAAGCTTTACATGGTCTAATACATATATCTAAATTAAAATGCTGTCTTAATCCAACAATAGGAGAGAAGTAAACGTAACCTTTGTTTTTTAAATCCGGGGAAAGTTCATTTACTGCATCATCTTTAGGTTTACTAGTTATTGCGCCGAATAATCCTATTTTGTGTTCTTCTAATAATTTAATAGTACGATCCGGAAGTGCGTTACCTTCTTTACACCAAAATTCCCAACCAATATCTCCGTGAACGTATTCAGCTTGAAATCCTGCTGCATCAAGAACTCTAATTGCTTCGGGTAAAACTACTTTTCCAATACCATCTCCGGGAAGTGAAACTATTTTTCTCATGTTTTCGTCCTTAAAATTTGTGTAAGAAATAATCTCAATAGGAAAATTAGATAGAGTTATCGATTTTAGCAAGAAAATGTTACACTATCCGTAACAAATCGGTACGATTTTTAGAATTTTATATCGAGTTGAAAAGTGAGGCGGTTATCTAAATTATTATTTATTTGACTGTTTCCGCTGCTCAAGAGAACTTCATCGGGCTTGTAAAGTTCGGAATATTTAGCTGAAATTCGAGCAAAATCGAACAAATCATATTCTATCATTAAATACCAGCGTATTCCTTTTCCGATTAAGGCGGGATTGTTGAGTACACCTCGGACATCATTTTCAAACTGATAAACTCGCGAATTAAAGGAATCGGTTTCAAACAAAACTATTCTACCGTAGAATCGTAATTGATCTAATGCATCATACCGGAAATCTTGGAAAAGTAGATATCCTTTCTCGTGAGTTTCAACAATTGATTGATCAAAGAAAACATATTCTATTCTTGATCTCATTCTTAAATTTCTCAAAACATAATAATCATAATTGATTCGAACATTTGTTCTATACTGATCAAGTGAAGTAGGCGAACCGTCAATGTTTTGAGTGACTTCTTTAAATTCTCTTTTTACTCTAAGATTTAGCAAAGTTCTTGTTGCGGGTCTAAATTGATAATCAAATAAAAATTCATTCCCGGAAGATGGATAATCAGAAGTGAAAGATTCATAAGGAAATTTGAATTGATCAAAATAAAAATTAATAATTCCGAAATTCGATCTCCATTTTATTCCGTTATAAATTCCGAATTCATTAGATGTATTTGATCCTTCACCAAATCCGGTTCCTTTAAAAGTGTAAAAGTTACGCGGATAATTTCTAATAGACGTTACAAATGAAAGTTTATTTGAAAGGATCCATTCGATACTATTTATAGATGCAACCGAAACTTCATTGTATGCGGCTTCACCACTAATTCTTACATTGTTATAAACAAATGAGTAAGTAGCCGAATAGAAATTAAAAGATTTTCCATAAGGATTAAATAACCCGGTTTGGCGGATAGGATGATCATATTCTAAATTTTGATAAGCAAAACCAATTCTTAATGAGTTGAATAAATCAACGGATAATATTCCGCCAAGTGCGCGTTCAGCGGATTGATGAAATCTGCTTCTCTCACCCTGTGTTCGATGATATCCGGAAATCGGCAAAGATGTTAATTCACCGGTAGATGTATCAACATTTGCATCTCTTTTGTTGTAAGAATAAAAAACTGTTAGGTCGAAATTGTCATAGATAAAATTTCCGGCGGCTCCGCGATAAAATTGATTTTCATCAGTACTGGTATAATCTCGAATACTTTTAGCAGATCGTGAAACTGTTCTTACGGCTTCGGCACCTTTCCCGAATGAATATGGTCCCCAATAAATTAATCCTTGTCCAAATTCAATTAAGTAATCACCCGCGGTTAATTTCTTGATGTAACTATAATCATTAAGGGAAACTGAAAACGAAGTAAAGTCGTTAAACTTTGATTCACCGGGATCTTTTTCTATAAGTCCGGCAAAATTAAAATTACCAAATTTTATTTTTGCTCTTTGATAACTTTTGAATTCATCACCTGCGTAATTCCCATTTAGAAAGCCTTGTCTATCTTGAAGATCACGAACGAAACGAGATCTGAATTCGCCAGATAATCCACTTAAATCAATTAATGGTTTTGTAATAACTTCTTCGGTTGTAGTAAAGAATTGTAAAGCTCTTGCGATATTAGGATCCAAAGTCTCAATTGCTAAGATTTCGCGAGCATGAAAAAATTTTCCGAATCTTTCCCTAAAATCTAAGATTGCCTGTGCGGAATTAAGGTCCAAAAAAGGTATTGTCAGAAGTGTGTTTATATCGGCAGTATTAATATTAATCGGATTATCTTGTAATTCCTCTAGTAAGTCATATAGGTAATCTTCTTCTAAATCAATTGAGGACTCTTCAAGCAAATCTTGAATGATTTGATCAGTTGTAAGTGTGGAATCCGATTGCGCAAACAGATTAATAGAAAACAAGAATATTAGGATTATATATCTAATCATTTGTTGAATAGATAATTTTTGATTTTTTCTTTACGGGGTGAACTCGGATTGAAATCGATAATTATCCCTGCTTGATGAGTTAAGCCAAGATCGGGATGTGAGAAGAATGCATAATCCAATGTAACAAATGAGTAGTGAATTCCAAGTCCGACCGAATATGAACTCGGTTCACTCATAAAACCCGTTCTGAGAGTAACATATTCAATTAAACTATATTCTACCCCAAATCTAAAAGAAGGATCAAAATCGATTTCTTTTTCGACAGACGCATTAAAGGTTATTAAGGAATTAAAATCATGACTGGCACCAAATCCCATAATGAAAGGAATCTGATCCGATTCTTTCCCATAAGTCGCACGAAATAAATTTTGAGCATACATTGCTATTCTAGTATCTTCTGAAAGGTAATACAATCCGCCCAAATTAATAGTTACTGCATTATCGTTACCATATCGTTCGATCGATAAATTTTGATAAAGCGCTGTTACACCTATAAAAAAATTATTATCTATATTTCTGGAAAAGCTTAATGCAACTTTGTTCTCTTTATACAGTTCAAATCCATATTGCATATAACCGACAGAGATATTACCGAAAGAAAAAGGTTCAATATATGCTGCATATGCATTAGCAAGTTCTTTAACTCCGAAAGGTGATGGCGAATAATAAATTCCAACTTCTCGCCAGTTCATTTGCGCTAATCCGGCGGAATTACCAAATAGTGCAAATACATCATTGGATTGGGCTGCATCGGAATGAGAAAGAGCAATTTGTTTTGCCCCGGGTGAAACTTGAGCCGCTGATTGAAAGTATAAAATGAGGATGAATATTAAGATGAGAATTATATTTTTCTTTTTCATATTTTGAATTTACCTGATTGTCAATAAATATTCAATTTCCTAACTTATATTAAGGATAATTTAATCTGAGGAAATTATGAGAAAAATTATTTTTTTGTTTCTCTTTTTGCCTGTTGTGATTTTTTCGGCTGAGTTAAAGGCAAAAGTAGCCGTGAACTATGAACAACTTCCGAATTCGGCAAAAGAAAGATTAGTCGATTTTCAATATGCGGTTGAAAATTATTTAAACAACACGAGATTTACGGAATTGGATTGGGAAGGTGATCCAATCGCTTGTTCGTTTAATATTTTCTTTATTGCAAATTCAGGCGAAACCCGCTATAGTGCTCAAGTCGTTATTAATAGCCAAAGACCAATTTATATGAGCACGAAAAATTCTTTGATGCTGAACGTGATGGATAAGGAATGGAATTTTGAGTACGAGAAAAATCAAACTCTCCGTTTTAACTTAGTTAATTTTGATCCCCTTACGAGTTTTCTAGATTTTTATGCTTATCTAATTATTGGATATGATATGGATTCCTATAACCCGCTTGGCGGTTCCAGTTTTTTTGAAAGAGCTTATGATATTACTTTATTAGGAGCAAGTAGCCCTTTTAGTAAAGGCTGGGCTTTGGAAAGCAGTTCTTATAATAAACGTGCCCTGTTGGATGAAATCCAAAATGCCAATTATAATCAGTTTAGAAAAGATTATTACGATTATCATTATAACGGCTTGGATTTATTTAAGGAAAATAAACCTATTGCACAAAAGAATATTGTAAAGCTTATTGATAATCTTTACAAAGTAATAGACAAGATGGCTCGAAACAGCGTTATATTAAAAGTCTTTTTTGATGCAAAGGTTGGTGAAATTGTTGACTATCTTCAAGGATATAATGAAGCAATTTTTAAGAAATTAATGAAAATTGATCCGGGTAATATTACCAAATACGAAAAAGCAATGCAGAGTTAAGACACAATAATGATAAGACCTCAGCATTGAGGTCTTATTTTATTAGCTCTATTTTTTTTACTACATCATATTGATCAATATTCTTAATCACCTCAAATCCATTTATAACTTTTCCGAAATTTGTATAATGCGTATTGAGGTGTGGATAATTATTCTGCATCACAAACCATTGTGAACCTTCGGTATCTTTTCCCGAACTTGCCATTCCTATATAATAAGTATCAAACGGTATATGTGAAAATTCAGAGACAATTGTATGCGATGGACCACTCCACCCGGTTCCGGTTGGATCACCGATCTGAATTACAAAATTTGGAACAACTCTGTGAAAAATTACATTATCGTAAAAATTATTTTTAGATAAGTAGATAAAGTTACCGACTGAAATCGGTGCGACTTCCGGAAGAAATTTAATCGTGAAATTACCTTTGTTTGTTACTATCAGAGCTTCGGAATATTCGAAAGCATAGCTAAATAATTTATCGAACAATTTTATTCTTTCTTCTCTAACCTCCGGAATGAAAGTTAGTTCATCTCTTAAATCATATTTTAATTCGTGATTACTTGATGATGAAATCGCAGATATTATTTCTCTAGTAAAAAGTGTATCGAAATTATTAGTCACATTAAACGATGAAGAAATCGCTTGGTTAAATGAACTATCTTCCAATTTAGTAGAAACTAACCCACTGATTTTCTCACGTAACTTTTCGGAATTGGAAATCGCAAACGATGAATCAATTGAATAATTATTTAAAGTAATAATTAACGGTTGATCGGATGAATATTGATCTAACACAAAGTTTATGAATTTATCATTATGCTTTAGTGAATCGAAATGGTTCACCAGATTTGAATAAATAAAGAATTTGTTATAGTCATCAGCATTGCTATATAATTTTCTCAATTCGGTAAAGGCAAAATTATAATTTGAAACGTTTGCTAGATAACGATAATTAAATATTGGTGAAACCATTTTTGAATATTTTTCATAGAATTCAATTTCTGTTTCTTTATGAAAAGTTTCTAAGAATAAAAATATTTCACCACGAGTATTTTCGCTTAAGTTTGGATCGATCAATAAATTAGTGAGAAATTCATTTACACTTCGTAATAAATTTTCATCGCTAAATTTGATGTTCTGAATTGACTGCGCCGCGGTTAATGAAACATTCGGATTTTGATCAAACAATAAATTTAAGTATGAAAAAATTTCACTAGGCGATTGGTAATCATAATAACATAGAGTTCTTGCAGCTTCACATCTTATCGACCAATCAGAATCGTTTATTAGTTTTTGAGCTAAATCAAATGAATAGGGGAAAGAAGAACTCTTTCTTAAAATTCCCAAAGCATAAAGTCTTGTTTCGGACTTAAATTCTTTCTGTAAAACAAACTCTAATTTTTCCGGATTAACTTTATCCGACGCAACACGGTAAAGTGTGAACAAATTTTGGAATAAATCTGATTCATCATTTTCTGTTTTCAAGTTATCGAGTAATAATTTTACATCTTCTTCGCTTTCGTCTTTAATTCCTCTTAGATGAAAATTATAAATTGCAAACGGGAATCCGAAAATTTTATTTTCTTTATAAAGTGAAATGCATTTTAGTAAATCATTTTTATCACCGACCTTACCAATCGCATCGAAAATTTCAGCAGTAAACTGAGTTCCGGTTTCTATTTGCTCAAATAAATAATTAGCAGACAATTTTGAAGGACCGAGTTCACTGAGTGCAAATGTTATTTGTTTTGGGTGCTGATTAAAATCTAATAGCAAAATATTTTTAATAAATGAAGTATCTTGCGAATGTGCGATGGAGAGCAATGCTGCGTTAACTTTATCTAATTCGCCGGATTGAAAATAATTTTCGATAATGCTTTTATCGAATTCTCTTAAGAAAGTTGTTTTAACTAGATCATCATCATTATTTCTATATTGCGCGGATAAGAAAGTAAAACAAATTAAAAAAAGCGCAATCACTCTCATTTTAAATTTCCTTTTGATAAACTCTATATTGTTTGTACCGTTCTCCGCGCATTGTCTCCGCACCTCTATTCATCATTTCATTGTCTTCAAGAATCCAACTTGCCTCACCTCTAAAAATATTTCTCTTAGCAGCTCTAACCATTACATCATAGTATAATGCCGCATCCAAACCACGTTTTTGGAATTCAGGAATAATTCCCAGGATTATAATTCTTGCCCAAGGAATACTTTTTCTTTTCGTAAAAAGTTTAATGAAATTGAAGGGGAGAAGTCGTCCGTTCATTTCTTTGAAAATAAAATTATAATCCGGCATAACTAATGCAAAACCGACAGTCTTATTTTCGATCTCTAAAAATAAAACCAAGTTAGGATCAACTAATGGTTTTAGATCAGCGGCTAAGGCATCAATTTCTTCATCTGTTAAAGGAACGAATCCCCAATTTGGCTGCCAAGCTTTGTTGTAAACGTATTTTACTTTTTCCAGTTCATTATCAAAATCTTTTAAATTAAGTATTCTGATCGACGCTTTTGATCTTTGTAATGCGATATCTGCAACACGTTTAATTTTATCATTCGTTTCCATTTTTTCTTTTGAGATTTTCCATGCGTAAAGATCTTTGGCTTTTTCAAATCCGGCATTGTCAATTAAGTCCATATAGTATTTTGGATTGTAGGGCATCAATATCCTTGGAGGATCATCAAATCCATCTATTAACAATGCGTAAATATCATTTACTGATGGACTAGCCGGTCCTCGCATGTGTGTCATACCTTTTGCTTTTAACAACTCGGCAGACACTTCAAACAATTTATTGGCAACGTCTTGATCGTTTATGCATTCAAAGAATCCAAAGAAACCAACTTTGTCATTATGTTCTTTATTATGAAGATCATTTTTAACTGCAGCAATTCTGCCCAATAGTTCACCGTTTCTTTCAGCCAGAAACATTTCCATCTCAGCATGTTTATAGAATGGATTTTTTTCTTTATTTAAAACTTTTTTAATATCGTAGAGAAGCGGTGGAACCCAATTCGGATCATCTTTATAAATTTTCCATGGGAATTTTACAAACTTGTTTAAATCAGACTTAGATTTCACAGTATGGATAATTATCTCGGACATTTTATCTCCGTTTGTCATAAAATAGAAAGGGGTTACCCGATAAGATAACCCCCTAAAACAAATTATAAATGATTAATCATATTTAGCCGATTAACCCCAATTCTTTACCTACTTTTTTGAAAGTTTCAACAATAAAATCTAGATGTTCATCTTCATGAGTCGACATGTAACTGGTTCTCATCATTTGTCTGCCTTGTGGAACACCCGGAGAAATAAATACATTTACAAAAACTCCGCTGTCATAGAGCATTCGCCACATTTTGAAAGCCAAAAGATCATCACCAACAATAACCGGAACGATGCCTGTTCTTCCTTCAATAACCGTAAATCCGGCTGCCTTTAATTCTGTTCTTACTTTGTTTGCATTTCTTATTAATTGATCAACTCTTTCAGGTTCTTGTTCAAGTATTTTCAACGCAGCCATAGCAGCTGCAACAGATGCGGGAGTTGGAGAAGCAGAAAATATTAATGCTGCAGCATGATGTTTTATATAATCAATAACTTTCGCATCACCGGCAACAAATCCACCAAGAGAAGCAAATGTCTTACTAAATGTACCCATCGTTAAATCTACCTGATCAACTAAATCAAATTCACTGGCAGTTCCTCTTCCGCCTTTCCCAATCACACCAACTGAATGCGCATCGTCGATTAAAATTCTTGCATTGTTTACTTTAGCTAGTTCAACTAAACGGGGAAGATTTACAATTTCACCGCCGGTACTAAATACACCATCGCTAACAATTAATTTAGCTTGATCTTTACTTAGTTTAGCAAGAACTCTTTCGAGATCATTCATATCGTTATGTTTATAACGAAGCAGATCCGCAGTTGCTCCGCGAGCCATTAAATTTCCGGCAACTATACATGCATGGTTATCTTTATCAGAAATTACTACTTCACCTCTCTGAACTAGAGTCGGAATAATTCCTTGTGCGGTTTGGTATCCGGTACTGAATAATAATACTGCTTCTTTACCAAAAAACTTTGCCATTTTTTCTTCAAGTTCGATATGAAGATCGAGTGTGCCGGTTAGATAACGAGAACCCGAACACCCGGTTCCGTATTTTTCCAAAGCTTTTTGTGCAGCTTCTTTAACACGAGGATCGGCTGTAAGACCAAGATAATTGTTTGATCCCGCCATCACAATTTTTTTACCTTCAATTTGTACAACAGGTCCTTCATTTTCTTCAATTGCTCTGAAATAAGGATACATGCCTGATGCTTTAATATCGTCTGCTCTAGTAAAATCGTAGCACTTTTGAAATAGATCCAATTAGTTCCTCCAGTTTCTATATGTTATTTTTTTGTTATTTTTTCCAAGTCAATTAATACAATTTCAAAATTTAGTTTACAAGTCTTATAAAAGCAAATAAAACAATAATATAGAGAACACTATGAATCAGAAATTAGTTTCGGCTGTTACGGGTGCAAATGGGTTTGTTGGAAGTCATTTGGTTGATTTACTTCTGTCAAAAGGTCAAAAAGTTAAATGTATTGTAAGAGGTTCAA
It contains:
- a CDS encoding helix-hairpin-helix domain-containing protein, with the translated sequence MIRYIILIFLFSINLFAQSDSTLTTDQIIQDLLEESSIDLEEDYLYDLLEELQDNPININTADINTLLTIPFLDLNSAQAILDFRERFGKFFHAREILAIETLDPNIARALQFFTTTEEVITKPLIDLSGLSGEFRSRFVRDLQDRQGFLNGNYAGDEFKSYQRAKIKFGNFNFAGLIEKDPGESKFNDFTSFSVSLNDYSYIKKLTAGDYLIEFGQGLIYWGPYSFGKGAEAVRTVSRSAKSIRDYTSTDENQFYRGAAGNFIYDNFDLTVFYSYNKRDANVDTSTGELTSLPISGYHRTQGERSRFHQSAERALGGILSVDLFNSLRIGFAYQNLEYDHPIRQTGLFNPYGKSFNFYSATYSFVYNNVRISGEAAYNEVSVASINSIEWILSNKLSFVTSIRNYPRNFYTFKGTGFGEGSNTSNEFGIYNGIKWRSNFGIINFYFDQFKFPYESFTSDYPSSGNEFLFDYQFRPATRTLLNLRVKREFKEVTQNIDGSPTSLDQYRTNVRINYDYYVLRNLRMRSRIEYVFFDQSIVETHEKGYLLFQDFRYDALDQLRFYGRIVLFETDSFNSRVYQFENDVRGVLNNPALIGKGIRWYLMIEYDLFDFARISAKYSELYKPDEVLLSSGNSQINNNLDNRLTFQLDIKF
- a CDS encoding peptidylprolyl isomerase produces the protein MRVIALFLICFTFLSAQYRNNDDDLVKTTFLREFDKSIIENYFQSGELDKVNAALLSIAHSQDTSFIKNILLLDFNQHPKQITFALSELGPSKLSANYLFEQIETGTQFTAEIFDAIGKVGDKNDLLKCISLYKENKIFGFPFAIYNFHLRGIKDESEEDVKLLLDNLKTENDESDLFQNLFTLYRVASDKVNPEKLEFVLQKEFKSETRLYALGILRKSSSFPYSFDLAQKLINDSDWSIRCEAARTLCYYDYQSPSEIFSYLNLLFDQNPNVSLTAAQSIQNIKFSDENLLRSVNEFLTNLLIDPNLSENTRGEIFLFLETFHKETEIEFYEKYSKMVSPIFNYRYLANVSNYNFAFTELRKLYSNADDYNKFFIYSNLVNHFDSLKHNDKFINFVLDQYSSDQPLIITLNNYSIDSSFAISNSEKLREKISGLVSTKLEDSSFNQAISSSFNVTNNFDTLFTREIISAISSSSNHELKYDLRDELTFIPEVREERIKLFDKLFSYAFEYSEALIVTNKGNFTIKFLPEVAPISVGNFIYLSKNNFYDNVIFHRVVPNFVIQIGDPTGTGWSGPSHTIVSEFSHIPFDTYYIGMASSGKDTEGSQWFVMQNNYPHLNTHYTNFGKVINGFEVIKNIDQYDVVKKIELIK
- a CDS encoding isocitrate/isopropylmalate family dehydrogenase, which translates into the protein MRKIVSLPGDGIGKVVLPEAIRVLDAAGFQAEYVHGDIGWEFWCKEGNALPDRTIKLLEEHKIGLFGAITSKPKDDAVNELSPDLKNKGYVYFSPIVGLRQHFNLDICIRPCKAFKGNPLNFIRKDAKGGFEEPAVDSVIFRQNTEGMYGGIEWTNPPKNVRDAFETHPKMKKFADVKSEDMAISTRIVSRQATERIFRAAFDYAKKFGYKNVTVCEKPNVLRETSGMYLKIARQIAKEYPGIDLWDTNIDAQMMWLTKNPEDYGVLVAENMFGDIISDGFAGLVGGLGFACSANIGDEVAVFEPTHGSAPKYENLAPSIVNPIAMILSACMMLDHIGESEKAGKIRNAIAKVIEEGKVRTYDMMKIRGGSKAIEQGAATTQQMTDAIISEL
- a CDS encoding pyridoxal phosphate-dependent aminotransferase family protein; translation: MDLFQKCYDFTRADDIKASGMYPYFRAIEENEGPVVQIEGKKIVMAGSNNYLGLTADPRVKEAAQKALEKYGTGCSGSRYLTGTLDLHIELEEKMAKFFGKEAVLLFSTGYQTAQGIIPTLVQRGEVVISDKDNHACIVAGNLMARGATADLLRYKHNDMNDLERVLAKLSKDQAKLIVSDGVFSTGGEIVNLPRLVELAKVNNARILIDDAHSVGVIGKGGRGTASEFDLVDQVDLTMGTFSKTFASLGGFVAGDAKVIDYIKHHAAALIFSASPTPASVAAAMAALKILEQEPERVDQLIRNANKVRTELKAAGFTVIEGRTGIVPVIVGDDLLAFKMWRMLYDSGVFVNVFISPGVPQGRQMMRTSYMSTHEDEHLDFIVETFKKVGKELGLIG
- a CDS encoding HDIG domain-containing protein gives rise to the protein MREKIKKIWPEIELIKDADIKEKTYQCWEYAIENSPLEPEDLEIIPFSLLIDDCNISFMNHKRTAVQLSIEIAKIMEKNFDKDVKINWDYLISGAILIDVGKLLEYEKVNDKLTTSREGKLLRHPFSGVSIADRFSLPADIQHIIAYHSKEGDLGKRTIESIIVHHADFVSFEPFKKDTCIKI
- a CDS encoding DUF4835 family protein, whose translation is MRKIIFLFLFLPVVIFSAELKAKVAVNYEQLPNSAKERLVDFQYAVENYLNNTRFTELDWEGDPIACSFNIFFIANSGETRYSAQVVINSQRPIYMSTKNSLMLNVMDKEWNFEYEKNQTLRFNLVNFDPLTSFLDFYAYLIIGYDMDSYNPLGGSSFFERAYDITLLGASSPFSKGWALESSSYNKRALLDEIQNANYNQFRKDYYDYHYNGLDLFKENKPIAQKNIVKLIDNLYKVIDKMARNSVILKVFFDAKVGEIVDYLQGYNEAIFKKLMKIDPGNITKYEKAMQS